Genomic window (Flavobacterium oreochromis):
TATTATAATAAAGCATCAATTGCTTTAGTATAAGCATCTTTGGGTGCTACACCTACTTGACGACCTACCACTTCTCCATTTTGAAAAATTAAAACAGTAGGAATATTACGTACACCATACTTTGCAGCAAATTCTTGATTGGCATCTACATCTACCTTACCAATTACTGCTTTCCCTTCATACTCTGTTGCAATCTCATCAATAACGGGACCTACCATACGACAAGGCCCACACCAAGTTGCCCAAAAATCTACTAAAACTGGTTTGTCTGATTGTAATACTACTTCATCAAATGTAGCATCTGTAATTGCTAATGCCATGTTCTATCTTTTTAATTGTTACACAAATTTAATACTTTATTTTAATTACAAACACACTTCAATATTATTAATTAAAATAACCCTATAACTAAAATAAATAGAAATCATTCAAAAAAAAAGAGCTACTTTAAAAGTAGCTCTTTTTTTTAAAGACCATAATTAACTAGAAATTGTAACGCATACCTAATGACAAACCAACACCACTGATACTAACATAAGAAGCTAATTCATCTTTTGCTATAGAAGTATTAGTTCCTGTATTAGAACTAGCGTCTAATGTATCAACGTAATTAGAATGTGTTTCTGAATAAGGCAAACTTGGTAACACATTTACACCATTAACATCAAAAACAGTAACTTCTTTGTTTTTCCCTTTTACTGTAAAATTACGATATTCAACTTCCGCAAATGCAGATAAATTATTAGTAATTTTATACGATGTACCAACTGTTGCCATAAAGCCTAATGTTGGTTGAGGTTTTACTACATCTGTTCTATTAATCTGTGGATTATTAGGAATATTCCCAACTCCTTTAGTTTCAATTGTTAAATGACCATAAACAGGAACTATAACACCTACTTTAGTATAAGGCTCAAACTTATTTACTTCTCCTAGATATAATACTAATGAAGGAGATAAATCTAATGCTCTAACAGTACCTTTTCCACTTAAATTATAATAAGCAGGACCTACTATTGTCTCTCTTTCAAACATTGTTTTAGCATTACTCTGATAATAATGAACTCCCATTTCAACGCCTAAACGCTCTGTAAAACGAAAACCTCCAGTTAAATTAGTTCTAAAACCTTCACCAAAAGATCCTGAAATTAATCTTGTTGTTTTAACACCATTAACATTTGACTCACTTACTGGAGCATACCCGTTAACTACTGGAAAATTAGTTGGAACCGTTTGAATAAAATAAGATCCTCCTGCTTTCAAATAAAATCCTCTTTTTGAATCTTGAGCATTAGTAGTTAATGACAAAACTACTGCTCCTAATAACATAAATTTTTTAATCATTTCTTTAATAATTAAGTTAATTACATAATTTTGGAAATCCCAAAAATCATCTGTTGTGATATTACAAACAAAAACCAACAACAAATGTTATTTAATAGCAAATATATTCTAAAAAACGTTTTATAAAAACAATTTATTCAAAAAACCCTAAACAAAAAACCTTAATTGTTTTAAGTATTTAATAATCATTTAGTTTGATAGTTCAAAAAAATCCTACTTAACTACTTAACAATACTAATATACAAATTTTATTTTGAAAGAGGAATTTTATAAAAAACACCTTCCTTACCAGTTATAGTTAAACCTGAACTAGTACTAAAAGCTGTAAATGTAAAAGTACCAGAAATAGTTACCCCTGTATTTTCAGTAATAACAATTTGACCACCACTATTAGCTATTCGATCAATTTTAAGTTGAGCATCATTATTACCGCCATTAACAGTAACTAAATCCCCTACTTTATAATCTTTTCCAGGATTTGCCAAAACAACTTCAGAAATCAGACCTTTTGAATCTACTTCTATATTCACCTTCAACCCACTACCCGATCCTCCTGAAACACTCACTATATTTCCAGCAAGATATCCTGTACCTCTATTAACAACTTCCATTTGACTAACAGGTCCTTTCCCTATTCCTGTAGAAAAACTTTCTGTATTTTGACCAACACCTGTATAAATAACTATTCCATTTTGATTAATTGTACCTAATGGATAAGTCCCTACTTCACTATTATTAATTTGAAGTTTCAAATTATGAGTAGACGAATTCCCTTCCAAAGTCAATATTCCTGCGGAATTTATTTTAGCTATTTTACTATTCGCTTTCCACAAACTATTACCTATAGTAACTTGAAACGCAGGATCATTAAAAGCAACATCGTCTTGACAAGAGATTCCAAACAATGAAAGCAAAAAAAGGCATGTAATATTTCTCATTTTCAATTTTATAAAACACAAAAGTAACAGATATTAATTCAATATGTATTGATCTATTTTCAAAAAGAAAACATTTTTTTTTTAGAGCTTTGAAAACCAAAATAATCTGTATATTTGCAGCCTTAAATAACCGAGGTCGGGAACCTCAATTTAATCCAATTAATTATGCCAGTTAGAATTAGATTACAAAGACATGGTAAAAAAGGAAAACCTTTTTACTGGATTGTAGCGGCGGATTCACGCTCAAAAAGAGA
Coding sequences:
- the trxA gene encoding thioredoxin → MALAITDATFDEVVLQSDKPVLVDFWATWCGPCRMVGPVIDEIATEYEGKAVIGKVDVDANQEFAAKYGVRNIPTVLIFQNGEVVGRQVGVAPKDAYTKAIDALL
- a CDS encoding outer membrane beta-barrel protein, translating into MIKKFMLLGAVVLSLTTNAQDSKRGFYLKAGGSYFIQTVPTNFPVVNGYAPVSESNVNGVKTTRLISGSFGEGFRTNLTGGFRFTERLGVEMGVHYYQSNAKTMFERETIVGPAYYNLSGKGTVRALDLSPSLVLYLGEVNKFEPYTKVGVIVPVYGHLTIETKGVGNIPNNPQINRTDVVKPQPTLGFMATVGTSYKITNNLSAFAEVEYRNFTVKGKNKEVTVFDVNGVNVLPSLPYSETHSNYVDTLDASSNTGTNTSIAKDELASYVSISGVGLSLGMRYNF
- a CDS encoding DUF6252 family protein; translation: MRNITCLFLLSLFGISCQDDVAFNDPAFQVTIGNSLWKANSKIAKINSAGILTLEGNSSTHNLKLQINNSEVGTYPLGTINQNGIVIYTGVGQNTESFSTGIGKGPVSQMEVVNRGTGYLAGNIVSVSGGSGSGLKVNIEVDSKGLISEVVLANPGKDYKVGDLVTVNGGNNDAQLKIDRIANSGGQIVITENTGVTISGTFTFTAFSTSSGLTITGKEGVFYKIPLSK